The Primulina eburnea isolate SZY01 chromosome 13, ASM2296580v1, whole genome shotgun sequence genome includes a region encoding these proteins:
- the LOC140808856 gene encoding homeobox-leucine zipper protein HAT4-like, which translates to MMTDKDDGLGLGLGLGLSLRFPENQHQNLNSSPPRPPPTAASAVPVPFPLNLFRSPLPFLQQPQQQHKPSKTDVFQLSADRSGEPRSYFRGIDVNRAITVIDCDEEAMVSSPNSTVSSVSGKRCEREENEAERDSSSFEMEDDGGEAARKKLRLSKEQAAVLEETFKEHNTLNPKQKMALAKRLNLRPRQVEVWFQNRRARTKLKQTEVDCEYLRRCCENLTDENRRLQKEVNELRALKLSPQFYMNMSPPTTLTMCPQCERVAVSSATTTPAANVASAVGGVNRQLQLPMGCWAAVIPHQSAPRP; encoded by the exons ATGATGACTGACAAAGATGATGGTTTGGGTTTGGGTTTGGGTTTGGGTTTGAGCCTGAGGTTCCCGGAGAACCAGCATCAGAATCTGAATTCGAGTCCGCCGCGGCCTCCGCCCACTGCGGCATCAGCAGTTCCAGTCCCTTTTCCGTTGAATCTGTTTAGATCTCCGTTACCCTTTCTTCAACAGCCGCAACAACAGCACAAACCTTCTAAGACCGATGTATTTCAGTTATCCGCTG ATCGTAGCGGCGAGCCCAGATCATACTTCCGCGGAATCGATGTGAATCGAGCAATAACAGTGATAGATTGCGACGAAGAAGCGATGGTTTCTTCCCCAAACAGCACCGTTTCAAGCGTGAGTGGTAAGAGGTGTGAGAGAGAAGAGAATGAAGCGGAGAGGGATTCCAGCTCATTTGAGATGGAAGACGACGGTGGAGAGGCGGCGAGGAAGAAGCTCCGCCTGTCGAAGGAGCAGGCGGCGGTTCTGGAAGAGACTTTTAAGGAGCATAATACTCTGAATCCG AAGCAAAAGATGGCTTTGGCTAAACGGCTGAATCTGAGGCCCAGACAGGTGGAGGTTTGGTTCCAGAACAGGAGAGCAAG GACCAAGTTGAAGCAAACCGAGGTGGACTGCGAGTACTTGAGACGATGCTGCGAGAATCTAACTGATGAGAACAGACGATTGCAGAAGGAGGTGAACGAGCTCCGTGCACTGAAGCTGTCCCCACAATTCTACATGAACATGAGCCCTCCCACCACCCTCACCATGTGCCCTCAATGCGAACGCGTGGCGGTCTCGTCAGCCACTACCACGCCTGCTGCAAACGTGGCATCAGCTGTTGGTGGCGTCAATCGCCAACTCCAGTTGCCTATGGGCTGCTGGGCAGCGGTCATTCCACATCAGTCGGCCCCCAGACCGTAG